The genomic segment TGCGGTCCAGGGTGATGATCTGCGCGTCCAGCAGCTCGACGTCCGCGAGGATCGCGGGCATCTCGTGCTCGATGGCGTCCAGCTCGGCGGCCGTCGGCTCGCCCTCGAAGTCAGCGGCGGTAACGGCCGCCTGAAGTGCTGCGATGTGCTTCATGGGTCGTGTTCTCCCTAGCAGGTGGCAACGGCCCCAACAGAGCCCCCGGAGTTGCACCTCCGGGGGCTCGCGCCGTTGTGGTGGTAGCCGCGCAGCAAGCGCGGCACGGCCGACAGGAGCGGCCGCAACGCCCCGAACGGGGCAGGTGGGGTTCTACTCGTCGTCCTCGGCGTCGGTGCTCGCACCGCCACCCATGACCACGTCGCCGTAGACGACACCGCCGGACACACCGACCTGGGCCCCCAGGACGATGTCTCCGCCGAACGTGACGCTGTCGCCGAAGTCGAAGACGGCCCGGTTGTTGTCACTCATGGACTGCTCCTTGGTGGGAGGGACGTGCACGCGGTCGGGTGACCGCAGTGCCCCGGGCGGGATTCGATCCCGCGTCCTCACGGCTGGATACCGGGGCGGAAGTACCTGTCTCCTTCGGGAGCTTGCGCTCCCGTCGTAGGCGTATGGAGACGTGACCTTTCGGTCTAAGCCCTCCGGTGAATGACAAGGCGCCGGGTCGCCTCCCCCCGTCCAACGCGGGGCTCCTGGCCGTGCGGTCGTGCTGGTCAAGCGGCGGGCGGCATAGGACCTCACGTAGAAGCGAGCTATCCCGACCACGCTGCTCATGCGGCAACCCTCCGGAACGCTGTCCCGGGACTGTCGCTGGGCATGGCAAGAGATTTACATGAAGTCCCGGGACTGTCAACAGTCCCGGGATAGCTGTCAATCCCGGGACTGTGGTTCACTGGCCTGGTTGATGAGGAGGGGTTCTGTATGGCACCCAAAACGCCGCAATGGCGTGGACTCGCGGATCAGATCGCTCGGGACATCGCGGCCGGCGCATCCGGGTATCAGCCCGGAGACCAGCTCCCGCAGATTCGGGACCTGGTCGAGCAAGGCAAGGGATCGAAGACCACTGTCCTTGCGGCGTACAAGGCGCTGGAGGCCGAGGGCCTGGTCAGCATGGTCCGCGGGCACGGGACGAAGGTGCGCCAACGCCCGCCGCACCAGATCCGCCGCCACCAGGAGCGTTACGTCTGGGAGAAGAAGCTCGCCCTGAGGCCCGACGAGGTGCGCCGCAACAATGGCGTGGTCGACAAGGACACGGGTCTGGAGCACGACCAGATCCACACGCACGCGACGTTCAGGGCCGTCCCCGCCGATGCAGAACTCGCCGAACGATTCGGCGTGGAGGTGGGCACCCTGATGCTGCACCGGCAGTACTGGCACAGTGCCGGGGACGATCCAACCGCGCTATCGCTGATCGACTCCTACCTCGTCCATGAGGTCGCCGCCCGTAACCCCGAGTTGTTGGACAGCGCCAAGGAACCGTGGCCCGGCGGGACGCACCATCAACTGAGCACCATCGGGCTTGAGATCGACCGGATCGACGACGGCGTCAGGACCCGGCTCGCCACCCAGGCCGAGGCTCGCAAGCTGGGCATCCCGACCGGCAGCGCCGTGCTCCTCCTGGACAAGACCAGCGTTTCGACCGAGGGCGACGTCGTCGAGTACTCGCACGTGGTGCTCCCCGGTGAACGCACAGAGCTGCGGTACTCCGTGCCGCTGGAGAGGTGGACCCCATGACCCGGATCATGTCGGTCGTGACGCCGGTTCACGATGCGGCGCTGCTCTTCCTGCCCGATGCCTTCGCCTCGCTCTGTGCGCAGGAGCTGCCGACGGGCTGGGACTGGGAGTGGCTGATCCAGGTCGACGGCGGCAAGGAAACGGACGTGCCCGCCGACATCCGCGAAGACGCGCGCGTCGCGGTCGGCGACAACAGGCGCGGCGGTCCTGGAGTCGCCCGGACCATGGCTTGGGGCCGCAGCCGCGGCGAGCTGGTGAAGGTCTTGGACGCTGACGATGTCCTGCCCGCCGGCGCCCTCGCCCGGGACATCGAGGTGATGGAGACGCACCCGTCCGTCGGCTGGACGGTGTGCAAGGTGCTTGACCTCATGCCGGACGGCTCACTGGTGCACTACACACTCGGCGACCCGGCCCCCGGCCAGCTTCCCCGGGGCGAGCTGTACGCCTACTGGTCGACCACGCACCGCCCCGCGGTGCATCCCGCATCGCTCTGCATCCGGGAGAGCCTGCTTGCCGAAGCCGGGGGGTGGATGGCGCTACCCGCGTCGGAAGACACCGCCCTGTTGCTGGCTCTCGACGTGATGGCTGACGGCTGGTTCATCGGCGAGGCAGGACTGCACTACCGCAAGCACCCGGACCAGACGACCGCTCACCCGGACCACCGTGGGAGCGCAGAGTGGGAGGCCAGAATGGGAGCAATCGGCAAGCGCGCGAAAGCACTTGCTCGTCAGCAGCTCCCCAACATGTGAACGCTGTCGACGTAAGAGCCTCGGGTCCAGTTCCCGGGGCTCTTTGTAGATCAGGAACACGTGTGGGGAGCGCTGCTAGGGCTGAAAGCAGTTGCTGTCCCAGCGCGTGTGGCCGTCTCCGAATGATCGGCGGGCGGCTTACAGGGACATGACCGCTCGAACCGAAACTGTTCGAGTACATGCCGCTATCCTGTTTTGCGTGCCATTATGGTAGCTCCAGGGTCGACTTTCAGGTGGCAGCATGCTCCTCGGATTTCAGCTTGATATGGGAACCGTTCCAGCCTGGTTCGGCGGGGCATCACTCGTGCTGGCTTTGATCATTTTCGGTAAGGATCACAATGCGAACGACCGGAAGTACGTAGACCTTGTTGCGGTGTGGTGGAATATCGAATACGCGATTAGGTCACCTAGTGACCCGACGCGGACTGAAGAAGTAGACCTCACTATCTGGCTCAAAAATGCTAGCAACCTCCCAGTGGAGATTACGTCTGTAAGGTACAAACTTACGCCTAGCTGGCTTATCCGTGATCTCGCGCAATGGCCTTGCCGGGATGACGGAACTCTTATGGAGCCAAGCGAACCTGGGTTTACAGGGGTCTGGTCCGTAGGTACAGGGAGTGAGAGTGGAATTTATCTTATCCAAGACGTCAGAATTCCACCTGGAGAGACCATTGCGTGCACCCCGCATACGATCAATATTGCCCATTTGGCCCCTGAGTATGCCGTACAACTGAATCCGATAAACGGCGTGAAATGCAAAATTGAACACATGGATGTGATCGATAATGCTGGCAGGGAGTGGGAGGTGCGCCCCGGCGTCGCAAGGCGCCCGATCCGGATGCGTTGGTACAGAAAGAAGTGGCGCTCGCGAAGGGGGTGAATTTCGCGGCGCGATGCGAAGGCGGTGTTGAAAGTCGGTTTCCGGCAGGGGGAAGCGTGACAAATCGTCCGGTGCAACACAGGATTGCTTCCATAGCGGTCGCAGGTGTGAGGCGAGAGTGGAACCTTCAAGGACATGCAGTCGACGAGATTCATGAGGACTATGGGGAAGACCTCATGGTGCAAGTCTGCTTTGAGGGTCGACTAGATCCAGCACGCGTATGGGTGCAGGTGAAAGGGACGCAAAAGGATTGCTCGGGTCCACTGCCTGCGGTAAAGGTTAAGGCTCGTCAGGTGTTGCGATGGGCCAGGACTGCGGACCTTGTGGTTGTGGTCCTTTGGAGCGTAAACGAGAATCGAGGCTGGTTTACACTTCCGCAAGACCAGTTTGACCATGTGGAACTAAGGGACGGATCTGACGACGCGGTTACTCGACTTCGCTTTAGTAGAGAATTTGCTTTCAATCAAGATGCCGTGATAAAGCTCGCGTGGGCTGCTCGCATTGAGCATGCGAATCGCGCGATTGTTTATGCAAGATCCTGCCTCGCTGAGGCTGTCGAAATGGGCCTCGAAGAAAACAAGAGCTTCTACAGGGGGGTGCTGGCGTCTCTGGATTTCGATTTCGGGGTCTCCATAAAAGCCGTAAACCCGAAGGGCGGATTTACGGAAGATTTCCCCCTGCTGGTTTGGGATCATTTGAAAGTTCAGGATTTCGAGGATCTTGATATGGCCACTTCGAAGGCAATGATTACGGCTTTCTTCGAAGTGATCTCGAAAAATTGTGCCGGGAATGGGGCGCCCCTTCCGTTGGTCAAAGAACTCTGCGCCGTCTTTCACCCACTGTTGTTTGATGAGGGGATGATGCGAGTGCTGGAAGAGGCAAGGAAGATAGACCCTAGGCGAACCGGAGACGCAAAGAGTTAGCTCCTCGGCCGCGAAGCTTTTTCAGCCGCATTTCCTTCTTGTGGCGCCTGGTCAGTCGAGTTCGGTTGCGGCTGGGCGGTTCGGGCAGTGGGGGCCGCACTCGTACACCTCGATGGACAAGTCGTGTGCTCCTTCGTGTCCTTGGGCGCGGCCGGCGGACCTTGCGCCGTGCCAGATCGGGGCGTCGCACCAGCAGCAGTGCCAGCCGAGGTACTGCCAGGCGTTGAGCGTGCTGGCGCGTGGTGGCTTCGGGCGCCGCGTCTCGGTCATGGCCGGTCGGCGAACGGGACTAGGTTGTGCTGCTCGCGGCAGGGGAGGCACGCGAAGTCCACGCGCCCAGGGCCGGAGCATTGTTCCATCACGTTGATGACGCGGATTCCCGCGCTATAACCGTGGTGCCACGAGCAGTAGCCGTAGCTTCCCGGCTCCATCACGGCCGGACTTGGGCTGGTCCGTGTGATCGGGTCCTGCGTAGCCTCGTTCATGTCGACTCCACGTCAGTCGTCCACGCCCCCGGGTCGTTCGCGCGGCCGCGGGGGTGATGTGCGTTCCCGCAGCGTAGGCCTAGCTAGCTAGGGTGGCTAGGCCATGCAAGCTATCTCGTCTCGCCGATACAGCCTGCCCTGCCTAGCTTCGGATCATGGATTGGAAGCCGGACATCCCGCGGTGGAAGCAGGTCTACGCGGTCTTTGAGCAGCGGATCGCCGATGGCGAGTACCCGCCGGGGAGCCAGTTGCCGGGCGTCCTCGCGATCCAGGGTGAGTTCGGCATTGCGCAGATGACCGCCCGACGAGTACTCACTGAGCTTCGCGAGGCGGGGCTCGCACAGATGCAGCCGGGCATCGGAACCTTCGTTACTGAGCTGCCCAAGCCGTAGTCGCGCACCTGTCCCAGCTTGGTCGGGCGGCTGGGGCCAGTCTCAGTTCTAGTCTCGGTTGCCGCCTCATCCGGCATCGTCTGCTCTCGTCCGCGAACGTCCGCTACCGCCTTTGACCTGCGCGGTCGGCTCGCGCGGGGACGTCCCCGGACCGCCGTGGATCAAGGCCGGACAGCTCGTAATGCGTAGGTCTCGGGTTCGAATCCCGAAGGCGGCTCATCTGGAACCCCAGGTCGGATTCACTCTGACCTGGGGTTCTTTGCGTTCGGGGTCGGGGGCGTCAGAGGGCCGGTTGCGGCTCCGGGACTGGCGGGGTCGGAGCCGTGCGGGAGAACGTTGTGTGGCAGTGGTGGAGCAGTTGGCGTAGGGCCGGGTTGTCCGTGGTGGACCAGGACAGGGAGAGGACCGGCTCGGTGGGGATGTCCGTGATGGGGCGGGTCGTCAGGTGGGGGCGGTGCTGGGACACCAGGGAGTCGGAGAGGATCGCCACTCCGAGGCCGCGGATCGCGAGGTCCGCGATCGCGCTCGGGGCGCCGGCCTGGAACGCGATCTCCATATGGACTCCCGCCGCCGCGCACGCCTCGTCGAAGACCTTCCGCACTCCGGTGCCCGTCGGGAGGCTCACCACCGAGTGCTGGGCCAGGTCCGCGAGGGTCACCTCGGGGTGGGCGCAGAGGGGGTGCGTGGCGGGCATCGCCGCGACCAGGGGTTCGCGGATGATCTCGT from the Streptomyces venezuelae genome contains:
- a CDS encoding DUF6284 family protein, which translates into the protein MKHIAALQAAVTAADFEGEPTAAELDAIEHEMPAILADVELLDAQIITLDRTPNEVDARRIRRARRKVLAARRALTNTSAPVNVPGVGA
- a CDS encoding GntR family transcriptional regulator — its product is MAPKTPQWRGLADQIARDIAAGASGYQPGDQLPQIRDLVEQGKGSKTTVLAAYKALEAEGLVSMVRGHGTKVRQRPPHQIRRHQERYVWEKKLALRPDEVRRNNGVVDKDTGLEHDQIHTHATFRAVPADAELAERFGVEVGTLMLHRQYWHSAGDDPTALSLIDSYLVHEVAARNPELLDSAKEPWPGGTHHQLSTIGLEIDRIDDGVRTRLATQAEARKLGIPTGSAVLLLDKTSVSTEGDVVEYSHVVLPGERTELRYSVPLERWTP
- a CDS encoding glycosyltransferase family 2 protein, which translates into the protein MTRIMSVVTPVHDAALLFLPDAFASLCAQELPTGWDWEWLIQVDGGKETDVPADIREDARVAVGDNRRGGPGVARTMAWGRSRGELVKVLDADDVLPAGALARDIEVMETHPSVGWTVCKVLDLMPDGSLVHYTLGDPAPGQLPRGELYAYWSTTHRPAVHPASLCIRESLLAEAGGWMALPASEDTALLLALDVMADGWFIGEAGLHYRKHPDQTTAHPDHRGSAEWEARMGAIGKRAKALARQQLPNM
- a CDS encoding winged helix-turn-helix domain-containing protein — its product is MDWKPDIPRWKQVYAVFEQRIADGEYPPGSQLPGVLAIQGEFGIAQMTARRVLTELREAGLAQMQPGIGTFVTELPKP